A stretch of the Malus domestica chromosome 08, GDT2T_hap1 genome encodes the following:
- the LOC103441926 gene encoding disease resistance protein RPV1 isoform X2: protein MGVRLADIHLSQTLRKAGALCTGQISLDCMFLQSQQIIDYSLLLGLHFRAPEDLKGFSQPPPTMHNHESLPADDGVTLQGELLIPPKGLLLVTHEPGSVSTAPGPHIRGSPLKAYSLGDKEVNLLLPGTGRCDRSMVAFSSSGPQWKYEVFINFRGEDTRKGFVSHLYRALRQKTINIFIDAQELGKGDRLSELLTAIRESRLSIVVFSQNYASSTWCLKELVEILKCKDTKEPIVLPIFYEVDPSDVRKLKRKFAEAFDQHDHDSNVEMEEVQSWRSALTTATSLSGWDSRNYEEDAKLIEEIVEDVFRKLRHISSTPCKDNGLVEMDSHMHEMHLRLQPGPPGVELGDVRIVGIWGMGGLGKTTIARAVYDEIACRFEACCFLENVKVGFRKHGEQHMQTQLLSSISGKKVESFDILKNGFQVMLKSLGHKKVLLVVDDVDKLAQIEALLGKEHSFGGGSRIIITTRDWQLLSGANAIYSPKVFNDPGVELGDVRIVGIWGMGGLGKTTIARAVYDEIAYRFEACCFLENVKVGFMKHGELDMQTQLLSCISGNKVENFDILKNGFQVMLKRLGHKKVLVVVDDVDKLAQIEALLGKEHSFGGGSRIIITTRDAHLLSGADAIYGPKILSDDGALELFRWYAFRTNQPTKDYDDLTWCAVKYAQGLPLALKVLGAFLHNKTVREWEDVLEKIRKIPRREIHDVLKTSFDGLDDTEKDIFLDIACFFKGMDKEMAIEILDGCGLYPHPGIRVLIERALITVSVWGRLEMHDSLQEMGREIVRQQSIIEPGRRSRLCSYEDVCHVLTQNTGTKAVESIDLRWSKSDEVSINAEAFDSMIQLRLLRICHSYGKQPLIGHLKFLSRELRYLSWAGYPLMSLPSNFQFKNLVDLDMQFSRIKRLWEGTQTLGKLKFINLSNCKLLEETPDFTKVPNLERLIFESCRKLVEVHPCILTLTNLVCLDLRGCYNLRILPSSIRMQSLETLDLTGCSNLGMFPEILEDMKEISGLDLSGSKIKELPSSINNLTGLRYLNLKDCMELKSLPSICMRSLNTLDLSGCWSLEMFPDILEVMEELPKLNLSGSKIKELPSSIDNLTGLRYLNLKDCKELKSLPSVIHMKSLITLDLSGCSSLEMFPEIFEVMEKLKELNLSGSKLKELPSSINNLTGLRFLNLSGCKELKSLPSVIHMRSLTTLDLSGCSSLEMFPEIFQVMAILSELNLSGSKLKELPSSVNILTGLGFLSLKDCKELKSLPSVIHMRSLKTLDLSGCSSLEMFPEIFEGMEKLEELNLSESKLKELSSSINNLTGLRFLNLSGCKELKSLPSIIHMKSLITLDLSGCSSLEMFPEIFEVMEKLKELNFSGSKLKELPLSINNLTGLRFLSLKDCKELKSLPSVIHMRSLKTLDLSGCSSPEMFLEIFEGMEKLEELNLSGSKLKELSSSINNLAGLRYLILKDCKELKSFSSVIHMRSLKTLDLSGCSSLEMFPKILEVMKELHELNLSGSNLKELPSSINNLTGLRFLNLSGCKELKSLPSVIHMKSLITLDLSGCSSLEMFPEIFEVMEKFKELNLSGSKLKELPSSINNLTGLRFLDLSGCKELKSLPSVIHMRSLKTLDLSGCSSLEMDF from the exons atgggggtaaggctagccgacattcacctctcccagaccctgcgtaaagcgggagccttgtgcactgg acaaatatcactagactgcaTGTTTCTACAATCTCAGCAAATTATCGATTATAGCCTTCTGTTGGGTCTACATTTTAGAGCTCCCGAGGATCTGAAGGGATTTTCACAACCTCCTCCTACAATGCACAACCATGAGAGTTTACCTGCTGATGATG GTGTGACTTTGCAAGGGGAGCTTTTGATTCCTCCTAAAGGTCTTCTACTGGTAACCCATGAACCTGGCTCTGTCAGTACTGCACCAGGTCCTCACATCAGAGGAAGTCCGTTGAAAGCTTATTCTCTCGGTGACAAAGAAGTCAATCTCTTGCTCCCTGGTACAGGAAG GTGCGATCGATCAATGGttgctttttcttcttctggccCTCAATGGAAATACGAAGTGTTCATCAATTTCAGAGGGGAAGACACTCGCAAAGGCTTTGTCAGCCATCTTTACAGAGCTCTGCGTCAGAAAACAATCAACATCTTCATCGATGCCCAAGAGCTCGGAAAAGGAGACCGCCTTTCCGAGCTCCTGACAGCGATTCGAGAGTCAAGGCTTTCGATTGTTGTTTTCTCTCAAAACTATGCTTCTTCCACTTGGTGCTTGAAAGAACTCGTGGAAATCTTGAAATGCAAGGATACCAAGGAACCGATTGTACTCCCCATTTTCTACGAAGTTGATCCGTCTGATGTTCGTAAACTCAAGAGAAAATTCGCGGAAGCTTTTGATCAGCACGATCACGATTCTAACGTCGAAATGGAAGAGGTTCAGAGCTGGAGATCCGCTCTTACAACTGCCACCAGTTTATCCGGCTGGGATTCGCGAAACTATGa GGAGGATGCAAAGCTTATAGAGGAAATTGTGGAAGATGTTTTTAGAAAATTGAGGCACATCTCATCAACACCATGCAAAGATAATGGCTTGGTTGAAATGGATTCTCATATGCACGAAATGCATTTACGATTACAACCTGGTCCTCCTGGGGTGGAGTTGGGTGATGTTCGCATTGTAGGAATATGGGGTATGGGTGGTTTAGGCAAAACAACCATCGCTAGAGCTGTTTACGACGAAATCGCTTGTCGATTTGAAGCTTGTTGCTTTCTTGAAAATGTCAAGGTGGGTTTCAGGAAGCATGGCGAACAACATATGCAGACACAACTTCTATCTAGTATCTCGGGAAAAAAGGTGGAGAGTTTCGACATATTGAAAAATGGTTTCCAGGTGATGTTAAAAAGCCTTGGTCACAAAAAAGttcttcttgttgttgatgATGTAGACAAATTAGCTCAAATTGAAGCCTTACTCGGAAAGGAACATTCTTTTGGTGGGGGAAGTAGAatcattataacaactagagaTTGGCAATTACTAAGCGGAGCTAATGCAATATATAGCCCCAAAGTTTTCAATGATCCTGGGGTGGAGTTGGGTGATGTTCGCATTGTAGGAATATGGGGTATGGGTGGTTTAGGCAAAACAACCATCGCTAGAGCTGTTTACGACGAAATCGCTTATCGATTTGAAGCTTGTTGCTTTCTTGAAAATGTCAAGGTGGGTTTCATGAAGCATGGTGAACTAGATATGCAGACACAACTTCTATCTTGTATCTCGGGCAACAAGGTGGAGAATTTCGACATATTGAAAAATGGTTTCCAGGTGATGTTAAAAAGGCTTGGTCACAAAAAAgttcttgttgttgttgatgatgtAGACAAATTAGCTCAAATTGAAGCCTTACTCGGAAAGGAACATTCTTTTGGTGGTGGAAGTAGAATCATTATAACGACTAGAGATGCACACTTACTAAGCGGAGCTGATGCGATATATGGGCCCAAGATTTTAAGTGATGATGGAGCTCTGGAACTCTTTAGGTGGTACGCCTTCAGAACGAACCAACCCACCAAAGATTATGATGATCTTACGTGGTGTGCCGTAAAATATGCTCAGGGTCTACCATTAGCACTCAAAGTCTTGGGAGCTTTTCTTCATAACAAAACTGTACGCGAGTGGGAAGATGTGTtagaaaaaataaggaaaatcccACGAAGGGAAATTCATGATGTGCTTAAAACAAGTTTTGATGGACTAGATGACACAGAGAAGGACATCTTTCTAGATATTGCATGTTTCTTTAAAGGAATGGATAAAGAAATGGCAATTGAAATTCTGGATGGTTGTGGTTTGTATCCTCATCCTGGTATAAGAGTTCTAATTGAGCGAGCTCTCATAACTGTCTCAGTGTGGGGGAGACTGGAGATGCATGATTCACTACAAGAAATGGGTCGGGAAATAGTTCGCCAACAATCTATCATAGAGCCAGGGAGACGAAGCAGGTTGTGCAGTTATGAAGATGTTTGTCATGTGCTAACTCAAAATACG GGTACAAAAGCAGTTGAAAGCATAGACCTGCGGTGGTCGAAGTCAGATGAGGTATCCATAAATGCTGAAGCTTTTGATAGTATGATTCAACTAAGACTTCTCAGGATCTGTCATTCTTATGGCAAACAACCCCTGATTGGGCACTTAAAGTTTCTTTCTCGTGAGTTGAGGTATCTCTCCTGGGCTGGATACCCCCTTATGTCTTTGCCATCCAACtttcaattcaaaaatcttgtTGACCTTGACATGCAATTTAGTCGCATTAAACGACTTTGGGAAGGAACGCAG ACGCTGGGAAAGTTGAAATTCATCAATTTAAGCAATTGTAAACTCCTTGAAGAAACCCCTGACTTTACAAAGGTGCCAAATCTTGAGAGGCTAATTTTTGAAAGTTGTAGAAAGTTGGTTGAGGTTCACCCATGTATTTTGACTCTTACCAACCTTGTTTGCTTGGATCTGAGGGGGTGCTACAATCTTAGGATTCTACCCAGCAGCATTCGTATGCAATCTCTTGAAACCCTTGATCTTACTGGGTGCTCGAATCTTGGGATGTTTCCAGAGATTTTAGAAGATATGAAGGAAATATCAGGGCTTGATTTATCCGggtcaaaaattaaagaactgCCCTCGTCAATTAATAATCTCACGGGGTTGAGATATTTGAACCTAAAAGATTGCATGGAACTCAAGAGCCTTCCAAGCATTTGTATGAGATCTCTCAACACCCTTGATCTTTCTGGTTGCTGGAGTCTTGAGATGTTTCCAGATATTTTAGAAGTTATGGAGGAACTACCAAAGCTTAATTTATCCGggtcaaaaattaaagaactgCCCTCGTCAATTGATAATCTCACGGGGTTGAGATATTTGAACCTAAAAGATTGCAAGGAACTCAAGAGTCTTCCAAGCGTCATTCATATGAAATCTCTCATAACCCTTGATCTTTCTGGCTGCTCGAGTCTTGAGATGTTTCCAGAGATTTTTGAAGTTATGGAGAAATTAAAAGAGCTTAATTTATCCGGATCAAAACTTAAAGAACTGCCCTCGTCAATTAATAATCTCACAGGATTGAGATTTTTGAACCTAAGTGGTTGCAAGGAACTCAAGAGTCTTCCAAGCGTCATTCATATGAGATCTCTCACAACCCTTGATCTTTCTGGCTGCTCGAGTCTTGAGATGTTTCCAGAGATTTTCCAAGTTATGGCGATACTATCAGAGCTTAATTTATCCGGATCAAAACTTAAAGAACTGCCCTCATCAGTTAATATTCTCACGGGATTGGGATTTTTGAGCCTAAAAGATTGCAAGGAACTCAAGAGTCTTCCAAGCGTCATTCACATGAGATCTCTCAAAACCCTTGATCTTTCTGGCTGCTCGAGTCTTGAGATGTTTCCAGAGATTTTTGAAGGTATGGAGAAATTAGAAGAGCTTAATTTATCCgaatcaaaacttaaagaacTGTCATCGTCAATTAATAATCTCACGGGGTTGAGATTTTTGAACCTAAGTGGTTGCAAGGAACTCAAGAGTCTTCCAAGCATCATTCATATGAAATCTCTCATAACCCTTGATCTTTCTGGCTGCTCGAGTCTTGAGATGTTTCCAGAGATTTTTGAAGTTATGGAGAAATTAAAAGAGCTTAATTTTTCCGGATCAAAACTTAAAGAACTGCCCTTGTCAATTAATAATCTCACGGGATTGAGATTTTTGAGCCTAAAAGATTGCAAGGAACTCAAGAGTCTTCCAAGCGTCATTCATATGAGATCTCTCAAAACCCTTGATCTTTCTGGCTGCTCGAGTCCTGAGATGTTTCTAGAGATTTTTGAAGGTATGGAGAAATTGGAAGAGCTTAATTTATCCGGATCAAAACTTAAAGAACTTTCTTCGTCAATTAATAATCTCGCGGGGTTGAGATATTTGATACTTAAAGATTGCAAGGAACTCAAGAGTTTTTCAAGCGTCATTCATATGAGATCTCTCAAAACCCTTGATCTTTCTGGCTGCTCGAGTCTTGAAATGTTTCCAAAGATTTTAGAAGTTATGAAGGAATTACATGAGCTTAATTTATCCGGATCAAACCTTAAAGAACTGCCCTCGTCAATTAATAATCTCACGGGGTTGAGATTTTTGAACCTAAGTGGTTGCAAGGAACTCAAGAGTCTTCCAAGTGTCATTCATATGAAATCTCTCATAACCCTTGATCTTTCTGGCTGCTCGAGTCTTGAGATGTTTCCAGAGATTTTTGAAGTTATGGAGAAATTTAAAGAGCTTAATTTATCCGGATCAAAACTTAAAGAACTGCCCTCGTCAATTAATAATCTCACAGGATTGAGATTTTTGGACCTAAGTGGTTGCAAGGAACTCAAGAGTCTTCCAAGCGTCATTCATATGAGATCTCTCAAAACCCTTGATCTTTCTGGCTGCTCGAGTCTTGAGATGGATTTTTGA
- the LOC103441926 gene encoding disease resistance protein RPV1 isoform X1 codes for MCPQKDNVNKNWPSKLFHILIISWNLSSSLFCRQISLDCMFLQSQQIIDYSLLLGLHFRAPEDLKGFSQPPPTMHNHESLPADDGVTLQGELLIPPKGLLLVTHEPGSVSTAPGPHIRGSPLKAYSLGDKEVNLLLPGTGRCDRSMVAFSSSGPQWKYEVFINFRGEDTRKGFVSHLYRALRQKTINIFIDAQELGKGDRLSELLTAIRESRLSIVVFSQNYASSTWCLKELVEILKCKDTKEPIVLPIFYEVDPSDVRKLKRKFAEAFDQHDHDSNVEMEEVQSWRSALTTATSLSGWDSRNYEEDAKLIEEIVEDVFRKLRHISSTPCKDNGLVEMDSHMHEMHLRLQPGPPGVELGDVRIVGIWGMGGLGKTTIARAVYDEIACRFEACCFLENVKVGFRKHGEQHMQTQLLSSISGKKVESFDILKNGFQVMLKSLGHKKVLLVVDDVDKLAQIEALLGKEHSFGGGSRIIITTRDWQLLSGANAIYSPKVFNDPGVELGDVRIVGIWGMGGLGKTTIARAVYDEIAYRFEACCFLENVKVGFMKHGELDMQTQLLSCISGNKVENFDILKNGFQVMLKRLGHKKVLVVVDDVDKLAQIEALLGKEHSFGGGSRIIITTRDAHLLSGADAIYGPKILSDDGALELFRWYAFRTNQPTKDYDDLTWCAVKYAQGLPLALKVLGAFLHNKTVREWEDVLEKIRKIPRREIHDVLKTSFDGLDDTEKDIFLDIACFFKGMDKEMAIEILDGCGLYPHPGIRVLIERALITVSVWGRLEMHDSLQEMGREIVRQQSIIEPGRRSRLCSYEDVCHVLTQNTGTKAVESIDLRWSKSDEVSINAEAFDSMIQLRLLRICHSYGKQPLIGHLKFLSRELRYLSWAGYPLMSLPSNFQFKNLVDLDMQFSRIKRLWEGTQTLGKLKFINLSNCKLLEETPDFTKVPNLERLIFESCRKLVEVHPCILTLTNLVCLDLRGCYNLRILPSSIRMQSLETLDLTGCSNLGMFPEILEDMKEISGLDLSGSKIKELPSSINNLTGLRYLNLKDCMELKSLPSICMRSLNTLDLSGCWSLEMFPDILEVMEELPKLNLSGSKIKELPSSIDNLTGLRYLNLKDCKELKSLPSVIHMKSLITLDLSGCSSLEMFPEIFEVMEKLKELNLSGSKLKELPSSINNLTGLRFLNLSGCKELKSLPSVIHMRSLTTLDLSGCSSLEMFPEIFQVMAILSELNLSGSKLKELPSSVNILTGLGFLSLKDCKELKSLPSVIHMRSLKTLDLSGCSSLEMFPEIFEGMEKLEELNLSESKLKELSSSINNLTGLRFLNLSGCKELKSLPSIIHMKSLITLDLSGCSSLEMFPEIFEVMEKLKELNFSGSKLKELPLSINNLTGLRFLSLKDCKELKSLPSVIHMRSLKTLDLSGCSSPEMFLEIFEGMEKLEELNLSGSKLKELSSSINNLAGLRYLILKDCKELKSFSSVIHMRSLKTLDLSGCSSLEMFPKILEVMKELHELNLSGSNLKELPSSINNLTGLRFLNLSGCKELKSLPSVIHMKSLITLDLSGCSSLEMFPEIFEVMEKFKELNLSGSKLKELPSSINNLTGLRFLDLSGCKELKSLPSVIHMRSLKTLDLSGCSSLEMDF; via the exons ATGTGTCCCCAAAAAGATAATGTTAATAAGAATTGGCCGAGTAAGCTCTTCCACATTTTAATCATCTCTTGGAATCTTTCCTCCTCTTTGTTTTGCAGacaaatatcactagactgcaTGTTTCTACAATCTCAGCAAATTATCGATTATAGCCTTCTGTTGGGTCTACATTTTAGAGCTCCCGAGGATCTGAAGGGATTTTCACAACCTCCTCCTACAATGCACAACCATGAGAGTTTACCTGCTGATGATG GTGTGACTTTGCAAGGGGAGCTTTTGATTCCTCCTAAAGGTCTTCTACTGGTAACCCATGAACCTGGCTCTGTCAGTACTGCACCAGGTCCTCACATCAGAGGAAGTCCGTTGAAAGCTTATTCTCTCGGTGACAAAGAAGTCAATCTCTTGCTCCCTGGTACAGGAAG GTGCGATCGATCAATGGttgctttttcttcttctggccCTCAATGGAAATACGAAGTGTTCATCAATTTCAGAGGGGAAGACACTCGCAAAGGCTTTGTCAGCCATCTTTACAGAGCTCTGCGTCAGAAAACAATCAACATCTTCATCGATGCCCAAGAGCTCGGAAAAGGAGACCGCCTTTCCGAGCTCCTGACAGCGATTCGAGAGTCAAGGCTTTCGATTGTTGTTTTCTCTCAAAACTATGCTTCTTCCACTTGGTGCTTGAAAGAACTCGTGGAAATCTTGAAATGCAAGGATACCAAGGAACCGATTGTACTCCCCATTTTCTACGAAGTTGATCCGTCTGATGTTCGTAAACTCAAGAGAAAATTCGCGGAAGCTTTTGATCAGCACGATCACGATTCTAACGTCGAAATGGAAGAGGTTCAGAGCTGGAGATCCGCTCTTACAACTGCCACCAGTTTATCCGGCTGGGATTCGCGAAACTATGa GGAGGATGCAAAGCTTATAGAGGAAATTGTGGAAGATGTTTTTAGAAAATTGAGGCACATCTCATCAACACCATGCAAAGATAATGGCTTGGTTGAAATGGATTCTCATATGCACGAAATGCATTTACGATTACAACCTGGTCCTCCTGGGGTGGAGTTGGGTGATGTTCGCATTGTAGGAATATGGGGTATGGGTGGTTTAGGCAAAACAACCATCGCTAGAGCTGTTTACGACGAAATCGCTTGTCGATTTGAAGCTTGTTGCTTTCTTGAAAATGTCAAGGTGGGTTTCAGGAAGCATGGCGAACAACATATGCAGACACAACTTCTATCTAGTATCTCGGGAAAAAAGGTGGAGAGTTTCGACATATTGAAAAATGGTTTCCAGGTGATGTTAAAAAGCCTTGGTCACAAAAAAGttcttcttgttgttgatgATGTAGACAAATTAGCTCAAATTGAAGCCTTACTCGGAAAGGAACATTCTTTTGGTGGGGGAAGTAGAatcattataacaactagagaTTGGCAATTACTAAGCGGAGCTAATGCAATATATAGCCCCAAAGTTTTCAATGATCCTGGGGTGGAGTTGGGTGATGTTCGCATTGTAGGAATATGGGGTATGGGTGGTTTAGGCAAAACAACCATCGCTAGAGCTGTTTACGACGAAATCGCTTATCGATTTGAAGCTTGTTGCTTTCTTGAAAATGTCAAGGTGGGTTTCATGAAGCATGGTGAACTAGATATGCAGACACAACTTCTATCTTGTATCTCGGGCAACAAGGTGGAGAATTTCGACATATTGAAAAATGGTTTCCAGGTGATGTTAAAAAGGCTTGGTCACAAAAAAgttcttgttgttgttgatgatgtAGACAAATTAGCTCAAATTGAAGCCTTACTCGGAAAGGAACATTCTTTTGGTGGTGGAAGTAGAATCATTATAACGACTAGAGATGCACACTTACTAAGCGGAGCTGATGCGATATATGGGCCCAAGATTTTAAGTGATGATGGAGCTCTGGAACTCTTTAGGTGGTACGCCTTCAGAACGAACCAACCCACCAAAGATTATGATGATCTTACGTGGTGTGCCGTAAAATATGCTCAGGGTCTACCATTAGCACTCAAAGTCTTGGGAGCTTTTCTTCATAACAAAACTGTACGCGAGTGGGAAGATGTGTtagaaaaaataaggaaaatcccACGAAGGGAAATTCATGATGTGCTTAAAACAAGTTTTGATGGACTAGATGACACAGAGAAGGACATCTTTCTAGATATTGCATGTTTCTTTAAAGGAATGGATAAAGAAATGGCAATTGAAATTCTGGATGGTTGTGGTTTGTATCCTCATCCTGGTATAAGAGTTCTAATTGAGCGAGCTCTCATAACTGTCTCAGTGTGGGGGAGACTGGAGATGCATGATTCACTACAAGAAATGGGTCGGGAAATAGTTCGCCAACAATCTATCATAGAGCCAGGGAGACGAAGCAGGTTGTGCAGTTATGAAGATGTTTGTCATGTGCTAACTCAAAATACG GGTACAAAAGCAGTTGAAAGCATAGACCTGCGGTGGTCGAAGTCAGATGAGGTATCCATAAATGCTGAAGCTTTTGATAGTATGATTCAACTAAGACTTCTCAGGATCTGTCATTCTTATGGCAAACAACCCCTGATTGGGCACTTAAAGTTTCTTTCTCGTGAGTTGAGGTATCTCTCCTGGGCTGGATACCCCCTTATGTCTTTGCCATCCAACtttcaattcaaaaatcttgtTGACCTTGACATGCAATTTAGTCGCATTAAACGACTTTGGGAAGGAACGCAG ACGCTGGGAAAGTTGAAATTCATCAATTTAAGCAATTGTAAACTCCTTGAAGAAACCCCTGACTTTACAAAGGTGCCAAATCTTGAGAGGCTAATTTTTGAAAGTTGTAGAAAGTTGGTTGAGGTTCACCCATGTATTTTGACTCTTACCAACCTTGTTTGCTTGGATCTGAGGGGGTGCTACAATCTTAGGATTCTACCCAGCAGCATTCGTATGCAATCTCTTGAAACCCTTGATCTTACTGGGTGCTCGAATCTTGGGATGTTTCCAGAGATTTTAGAAGATATGAAGGAAATATCAGGGCTTGATTTATCCGggtcaaaaattaaagaactgCCCTCGTCAATTAATAATCTCACGGGGTTGAGATATTTGAACCTAAAAGATTGCATGGAACTCAAGAGCCTTCCAAGCATTTGTATGAGATCTCTCAACACCCTTGATCTTTCTGGTTGCTGGAGTCTTGAGATGTTTCCAGATATTTTAGAAGTTATGGAGGAACTACCAAAGCTTAATTTATCCGggtcaaaaattaaagaactgCCCTCGTCAATTGATAATCTCACGGGGTTGAGATATTTGAACCTAAAAGATTGCAAGGAACTCAAGAGTCTTCCAAGCGTCATTCATATGAAATCTCTCATAACCCTTGATCTTTCTGGCTGCTCGAGTCTTGAGATGTTTCCAGAGATTTTTGAAGTTATGGAGAAATTAAAAGAGCTTAATTTATCCGGATCAAAACTTAAAGAACTGCCCTCGTCAATTAATAATCTCACAGGATTGAGATTTTTGAACCTAAGTGGTTGCAAGGAACTCAAGAGTCTTCCAAGCGTCATTCATATGAGATCTCTCACAACCCTTGATCTTTCTGGCTGCTCGAGTCTTGAGATGTTTCCAGAGATTTTCCAAGTTATGGCGATACTATCAGAGCTTAATTTATCCGGATCAAAACTTAAAGAACTGCCCTCATCAGTTAATATTCTCACGGGATTGGGATTTTTGAGCCTAAAAGATTGCAAGGAACTCAAGAGTCTTCCAAGCGTCATTCACATGAGATCTCTCAAAACCCTTGATCTTTCTGGCTGCTCGAGTCTTGAGATGTTTCCAGAGATTTTTGAAGGTATGGAGAAATTAGAAGAGCTTAATTTATCCgaatcaaaacttaaagaacTGTCATCGTCAATTAATAATCTCACGGGGTTGAGATTTTTGAACCTAAGTGGTTGCAAGGAACTCAAGAGTCTTCCAAGCATCATTCATATGAAATCTCTCATAACCCTTGATCTTTCTGGCTGCTCGAGTCTTGAGATGTTTCCAGAGATTTTTGAAGTTATGGAGAAATTAAAAGAGCTTAATTTTTCCGGATCAAAACTTAAAGAACTGCCCTTGTCAATTAATAATCTCACGGGATTGAGATTTTTGAGCCTAAAAGATTGCAAGGAACTCAAGAGTCTTCCAAGCGTCATTCATATGAGATCTCTCAAAACCCTTGATCTTTCTGGCTGCTCGAGTCCTGAGATGTTTCTAGAGATTTTTGAAGGTATGGAGAAATTGGAAGAGCTTAATTTATCCGGATCAAAACTTAAAGAACTTTCTTCGTCAATTAATAATCTCGCGGGGTTGAGATATTTGATACTTAAAGATTGCAAGGAACTCAAGAGTTTTTCAAGCGTCATTCATATGAGATCTCTCAAAACCCTTGATCTTTCTGGCTGCTCGAGTCTTGAAATGTTTCCAAAGATTTTAGAAGTTATGAAGGAATTACATGAGCTTAATTTATCCGGATCAAACCTTAAAGAACTGCCCTCGTCAATTAATAATCTCACGGGGTTGAGATTTTTGAACCTAAGTGGTTGCAAGGAACTCAAGAGTCTTCCAAGTGTCATTCATATGAAATCTCTCATAACCCTTGATCTTTCTGGCTGCTCGAGTCTTGAGATGTTTCCAGAGATTTTTGAAGTTATGGAGAAATTTAAAGAGCTTAATTTATCCGGATCAAAACTTAAAGAACTGCCCTCGTCAATTAATAATCTCACAGGATTGAGATTTTTGGACCTAAGTGGTTGCAAGGAACTCAAGAGTCTTCCAAGCGTCATTCATATGAGATCTCTCAAAACCCTTGATCTTTCTGGCTGCTCGAGTCTTGAGATGGATTTTTGA